A single region of the Thermotoga profunda AZM34c06 genome encodes:
- a CDS encoding sugar ABC transporter ATP-binding protein, whose product MRGEKIMQDMILSVDGVTKKFPGVRALNNVSLQCHKGTVHGLVGENGAGKSTLIKILSGVYKPDTGRIIFDGKEILFTSPREAILNGIRTVHQEFSLVPFLSIAENIFIEDSQAGKFFISRNRMASEATKLAKMLDLNRPANTLVVDLSVGEQQLVEIMRALAHDAKLLILDEPTASLVPDEVERLFEIIKRLRNSGATVIFVSHRLPEILEICDVVTVLKDGEVVGTYETSTLDQEKLASLMVGREMKKMFPEHFNEDVKEEILRIDELSIKDLRDSVSLVLYKGEILGLYGLEGQGQREFMRSLAGLGIIESGKIIINGKQMKIRNPADAVKNGIIYVPSDRKIEGLAVNLSVYENIGMAALMATNDKVVSESKLQAAYRKVIQLFSVKASSPTQKAINLSGGNQQKVVLGKWFGTDFLPSILLLDEPTRGVDVGTKVEIYSILRKLASTGIGVIVSSSDMMEMLGLCDRIITFHDHKITGECSWKDFSEEKIMSLAAGISTETSQNSSQGGIGYAS is encoded by the coding sequence ATGTCATAAAGGTACTGTGCATGGTTTAGTAGGTGAAAACGGTGCAGGAAAGTCAACATTGATAAAGATCTTGTCTGGTGTATATAAACCAGACACAGGTAGGATAATATTTGATGGAAAAGAAATCCTTTTTACCTCGCCTCGAGAAGCTATTCTCAATGGTATCCGAACAGTCCATCAGGAATTCAGTTTAGTGCCCTTCCTGTCGATTGCAGAAAATATCTTCATAGAGGATTCGCAAGCCGGAAAATTTTTCATATCTCGAAATAGAATGGCTTCAGAAGCTACTAAGTTAGCTAAGATGCTTGATCTCAATCGACCCGCCAATACTCTTGTTGTTGATTTAAGTGTTGGTGAACAGCAACTTGTTGAAATTATGAGAGCCCTTGCTCATGATGCAAAGTTACTCATACTTGATGAACCAACAGCTTCTTTGGTTCCTGACGAAGTAGAAAGATTGTTTGAGATAATAAAAAGACTTAGGAATAGTGGAGCAACGGTAATATTCGTATCTCACAGACTTCCTGAAATTTTGGAGATTTGTGATGTAGTTACAGTATTGAAAGACGGTGAAGTGGTTGGTACCTACGAGACCTCAACCTTGGATCAGGAGAAATTAGCAAGTCTTATGGTTGGTAGAGAAATGAAAAAGATGTTTCCGGAACATTTCAATGAGGACGTCAAGGAGGAAATCTTGAGGATAGATGAATTATCGATAAAGGATCTAAGAGATTCTGTTAGTCTTGTACTGTATAAGGGGGAAATTCTGGGCCTGTATGGGCTTGAAGGGCAAGGCCAACGTGAATTCATGAGGTCTTTGGCTGGATTAGGAATAATCGAATCTGGAAAGATCATTATCAATGGCAAGCAAATGAAAATTAGAAATCCTGCCGATGCAGTAAAAAACGGCATTATATATGTCCCATCTGACAGAAAAATAGAGGGTTTGGCTGTGAATCTCTCTGTATATGAAAACATCGGTATGGCAGCGTTGATGGCAACAAATGATAAAGTTGTGTCGGAAAGTAAGCTTCAAGCTGCATACCGCAAAGTTATACAGTTGTTTTCTGTAAAGGCAAGTAGCCCAACACAGAAGGCAATAAATCTTAGCGGAGGAAATCAGCAAAAGGTAGTTCTTGGAAAATGGTTTGGTACGGATTTTCTACCTTCCATTTTGTTACTTGATGAACCAACGCGCGGGGTTGACGTCGGAACGAAAGTAGAGATATATTCAATACTCCGCAAATTAGCATCCACTGGCATAGGAGTAATTGTTTCCAGTAGCGACATGATGGAAATGCTTGGACTATGTGATCGAATAATTACGTTTCATGACCATAAAATAACAGGTGAATGTAGTTGGAAGGATTTTTCTGAAGAAAAGATCATGTCACTTGCGGCAGGTATTTCTACAGAGACATCACAGAATTCTTCTCAAGGAGGTATTGGATATGCATCTTGA
- a CDS encoding ABC transporter permease has translation MHLDKKRSKRENWFIAFVAFVVLFGVALIFSDTFRTSRNITNLIVQITPLGLVTLGQMFVIITGGIDLSVGSVLSLATAVAANTMKNSGIIPSIFMVYGLCIVIGLINGLAISIFGMNSFVTTLATMIIAQGLTLYLLPAPGGIIPYSFVKFIMRNYFLGLPIFVWFFVISASILSIFLYKTRFGLNLYAIGGNKLAASLSGIPVRKTLILAYVLSSIMAASSGLLMTARISCGDPLVGQPYVLDSIGAAAIGGISLSGGRGGVICAVIGTFIIGSISNILNMFGVTPYWQYVLKSIMIVSAITFATKLERLGGRSINNN, from the coding sequence ATGCATCTTGACAAAAAACGAAGCAAGCGAGAAAACTGGTTCATAGCTTTTGTTGCCTTTGTCGTGTTATTTGGTGTGGCATTGATTTTTTCTGACACATTTCGCACATCAAGAAATATAACGAATTTGATAGTTCAGATAACTCCACTTGGATTAGTAACTCTCGGCCAAATGTTTGTGATCATAACAGGAGGCATAGATCTATCTGTTGGATCTGTTTTGAGTTTAGCGACCGCCGTGGCAGCGAACACAATGAAAAATTCCGGTATTATACCTTCTATATTCATGGTTTATGGATTGTGTATTGTTATAGGTTTGATTAACGGTCTTGCGATATCGATTTTTGGGATGAACAGTTTTGTGACAACTTTGGCTACTATGATAATTGCTCAAGGCTTGACGTTATATTTATTACCAGCTCCAGGAGGTATTATTCCATATTCATTTGTCAAGTTCATAATGCGTAACTATTTTTTGGGGCTACCCATCTTTGTGTGGTTCTTTGTTATTTCGGCATCGATATTATCGATCTTCCTATACAAGACAAGATTTGGGTTGAATCTATATGCTATTGGTGGCAATAAGTTGGCAGCATCCTTGTCAGGAATTCCAGTTCGAAAAACTTTGATACTCGCCTACGTTTTGAGCAGTATCATGGCTGCATCCAGTGGTTTGCTCATGACCGCACGCATTTCATGTGGAGATCCATTGGTAGGTCAACCCTATGTATTGGATTCAATAGGAGCAGCGGCGATAGGTGGAATCAGCCTTTCTGGTGGTAGAGGCGGTGTAATCTGTGCTGTTATTGGCACTTTTATCATAGGCAGCATATCGAATATATTGAATATGTTTGGTGTTACACCATACTGGCAATATGTTTTGAAATCTATAATGATAGTTTCTGCTATTACGTTTGCAACTAAATTAGAACGTCTTGGTGGTAGATCCATTAACAACAATTAA
- a CDS encoding ABC transporter permease, with product MKNSPISRIFSNRFAFSLIILVLFIIFSGIIQPNYFDPRHIFTVIQQAAPLIVAALGQIFVVFTGGIDLSVGSILIFTDVFAASLMMGTNERTIYAVMVSLIVGSAFGFVNGIGVELLNLPPLVMTLASSIGVQGLMYLWCRGFPRGGASPILRYIGTARWGIIPVSILIWGIAVLISALLAQRTRLGWSLKFLGSNRKAAHAMGISCKFAGVTAYVLSGMFASLAGILILGYVGIPSLVLGDDYTMASIAAAVLGGVSLSGGVGSVLGAVTGGLLMRYILALLTAFNVSAGGKYIVEGIVIFTMIAMLTFREKEGGV from the coding sequence ATGAAGAATTCTCCAATCAGCAGGATTTTTTCGAATAGGTTTGCTTTTTCATTAATAATACTCGTGTTGTTCATAATTTTCTCTGGTATAATTCAGCCAAATTATTTCGATCCTCGACATATTTTCACGGTTATCCAACAAGCAGCACCACTCATAGTTGCTGCATTAGGTCAGATCTTTGTTGTTTTCACAGGAGGTATTGACCTTTCTGTTGGATCAATTCTTATATTTACTGATGTTTTTGCTGCTTCATTGATGATGGGAACAAATGAGCGAACAATATATGCTGTCATGGTCTCTTTAATAGTTGGAAGTGCATTTGGATTTGTCAATGGAATAGGTGTAGAATTGCTGAATCTTCCTCCATTGGTTATGACACTCGCGTCTTCTATAGGAGTTCAAGGATTGATGTACTTGTGGTGCAGGGGTTTTCCGCGTGGTGGCGCTTCACCAATACTCAGATATATAGGAACAGCAAGATGGGGAATCATTCCAGTTTCTATTCTCATATGGGGTATAGCAGTTTTGATAAGCGCTCTCTTGGCGCAACGGACCAGATTGGGATGGTCGTTAAAATTCCTTGGATCTAACAGAAAAGCAGCTCATGCAATGGGGATAAGTTGCAAATTTGCTGGAGTAACTGCCTATGTTTTATCAGGTATGTTTGCATCTTTGGCGGGAATTTTGATTTTGGGTTATGTTGGTATACCAAGCTTAGTTTTGGGTGATGACTATACCATGGCTTCTATAGCGGCAGCAGTTCTGGGAGGAGTGAGTCTCTCTGGTGGAGTTGGGAGTGTTTTGGGAGCAGTTACCGGTGGTTTGCTAATGAGATATATTCTAGCATTGTTGACAGCTTTCAATGTTTCTGCAGGTGGAAAGTACATTGTCGAGGGTATTGTGATATTCACCATGATAGCTATGTTGACCTTTCGTGAAAAAGAAGGGGGAGTTTAA
- a CDS encoding DUF362 domain-containing protein, translating into MSTVVIEKISNSLEDTANKCFQKMGGIKNFLTPGDTVLIKPNFVGPIGSKQGATTDVELVKILAEMAVQNGAKRVYIAESSATCFSTGDVIKKIQLEQALRKFKGEKVHFVDLDQENVIKMNAPEDFFLKQIPVPELLTKVDRIWNVPKAKVHYIDAITCAVKNYVGFLPREFRLSVHQSRLSHVVAVMHKLFPESLVLVDAGVIGEGEGPLNVKPVLLDYIVTSSDPVAVDVIIGKMFGFQPQEIEFAMNAFNMGIGDINPLCLLEASETNVFKINSNFKKPVRGIVNRYKPFRIILGGACYGCLTWLKGTLEGWILDGTMDKLEKAGIRISVMVGYNATDERFDEFIQNPYVVLGDCTPEKYKNDPRVICAPGCCPGEKIPSALERAISIAMKK; encoded by the coding sequence ATGTCTACTGTTGTTATAGAAAAGATTTCCAATTCATTGGAGGATACTGCAAATAAATGTTTTCAAAAAATGGGAGGAATCAAAAATTTTCTAACCCCAGGAGACACAGTGCTCATTAAACCCAATTTTGTTGGTCCTATAGGAAGTAAGCAAGGAGCAACGACAGATGTGGAACTTGTGAAAATTTTGGCTGAAATGGCAGTTCAGAATGGAGCAAAACGAGTTTATATAGCCGAATCTTCCGCAACATGTTTTTCTACAGGAGATGTCATTAAAAAGATACAGCTTGAACAAGCCCTTAGAAAATTCAAAGGCGAAAAAGTGCACTTTGTAGATCTGGATCAAGAAAATGTGATCAAAATGAATGCGCCAGAAGATTTTTTTCTAAAACAGATACCTGTACCAGAATTGTTGACGAAAGTAGATCGCATTTGGAATGTACCTAAAGCCAAGGTTCATTATATAGATGCTATAACGTGTGCTGTAAAAAATTATGTTGGTTTTCTGCCACGCGAATTTAGATTATCAGTTCATCAAAGTAGACTGAGCCATGTAGTTGCGGTTATGCATAAATTGTTTCCAGAATCTCTGGTTTTGGTAGATGCTGGGGTTATAGGAGAAGGAGAGGGACCACTGAATGTTAAACCTGTTCTGCTTGACTATATAGTGACCAGTAGTGACCCAGTTGCTGTAGATGTAATTATTGGAAAGATGTTTGGCTTTCAACCACAAGAAATTGAATTTGCTATGAATGCCTTTAACATGGGAATTGGTGATATTAATCCCCTGTGCTTACTTGAAGCATCAGAGACTAATGTATTCAAAATTAACTCGAACTTTAAAAAACCTGTTAGGGGTATCGTAAACAGATACAAACCTTTCAGGATTATTTTAGGTGGTGCTTGTTATGGGTGTTTAACCTGGTTAAAGGGTACATTGGAAGGCTGGATACTTGATGGAACCATGGACAAACTGGAAAAAGCCGGAATCAGGATAAGTGTGATGGTTGGATACAACGCCACAGATGAAAGATTTGATGAATTTATTCAGAATCCTTATGTCGTATTGGGGGATTGCACTCCTGAGAAGTACAAAAATGATCCTCGAGTTATATGTGCTCCAGGTTGTTGTCCCGGCGAGAAAATTCCATCTGCACTTGAAAGGGCAATTTCAATAGCAATGAAAAAATAA
- a CDS encoding phosphoglycerate dehydrogenase: MPKVLVAARTFGKYSQEPVDFLRKHGFEVIVFDKEDLSSVISDVDALIIGTPKVTENMLVNSHVKIISKHGVGVDNIDLAAATRLGIPVTIAQGANTESVAELVIGFIFSLARNIVFAHINVKENLWPNVIGMEVHDKVLGLLGFGAIAREVAKRALCLGMKVASYDPYVSKEDIERTGVTYVNFDEIFKISDFVSIHVPLNEKTRNLVGENELKIMKKTAFLINTARGGVIEEKSLIKALKERWINGAALDVFNEEPLNPSSELFTCGNVVMTPHMGAHTIEAVYRMNMMAAKSIVDFFEGRIPAHIVNKEVLSKLQKRG, encoded by the coding sequence ATGCCAAAGGTTTTGGTTGCAGCAAGGACGTTTGGTAAATACTCTCAAGAACCTGTTGATTTCTTGAGGAAACATGGTTTTGAAGTCATAGTTTTTGACAAAGAAGATTTATCGAGTGTCATAAGTGATGTTGATGCTCTAATTATTGGTACTCCAAAGGTTACAGAGAATATGCTTGTTAATTCTCATGTCAAAATCATATCAAAACACGGGGTAGGGGTCGATAACATTGATCTTGCAGCAGCTACAAGATTAGGAATACCAGTAACTATAGCACAAGGTGCAAATACTGAGTCTGTAGCAGAGTTAGTCATAGGATTCATTTTTTCATTAGCAAGAAATATAGTTTTTGCACATATAAACGTTAAAGAAAATCTATGGCCAAATGTAATTGGTATGGAAGTTCATGATAAGGTGCTCGGACTACTTGGATTTGGAGCCATAGCTAGAGAAGTTGCAAAAAGAGCGTTGTGTCTCGGAATGAAAGTTGCTTCATATGACCCGTATGTAAGCAAAGAAGATATAGAAAGAACTGGTGTAACATATGTCAATTTTGATGAAATTTTCAAAATTTCTGATTTTGTCTCAATACATGTACCCTTAAATGAAAAGACAAGAAATCTAGTAGGAGAAAACGAGCTAAAAATCATGAAGAAAACAGCTTTTCTGATAAACACCGCAAGAGGAGGAGTAATAGAAGAAAAGAGTTTGATAAAAGCATTGAAAGAAAGATGGATAAATGGAGCGGCACTTGATGTCTTCAATGAGGAACCTCTCAATCCAAGTTCAGAATTGTTTACTTGCGGAAATGTTGTGATGACTCCTCACATGGGCGCGCATACAATTGAAGCAGTTTACCGCATGAACATGATGGCTGCCAAATCTATTGTTGATTTTTTTGAAGGACGCATACCTGCACACATAGTCAACAAAGAAGTTCTATCTAAACTGCAAAAGAGAGGTTGA
- a CDS encoding nickel-dependent lactate racemase family protein — translation MKIEYYDFAQATVPDDRVKAILEPQHISGIELNEFDLQLRKLLQEKLVDKLRGVKKLLLLIDDITRQTPVSWILPAVIDTANYCGIDDSSITILVATGTHRSMTLSEQIRKCGESIVKRIKIIFHNYKEDVVELGTTPKGTKIVVNKLVLEHDFVIGIGMVVPHRVAGFSGGGKIVQPGISGEETTGQTHWLSAQFEGREILGKVENPVREEIEAVAAAAGLRFIINVLPDRNGRPIRVFAGDPLSTFKEAAEFAKKVYGVIAKSSKIVITDSYPADIEMWQASKGIYSADLVLEKDGVLILVSPCTEGVGAEFGNLMIRYGYRGYQDVKFLIETGELKNLIVAAHLVHVGRVIKDKGIGILVSPGISSDIGKKLGFVPAKNLDEAIKMAEVLVGPQDFVICKCGGELLPIIE, via the coding sequence ATGAAGATAGAGTATTATGACTTTGCTCAAGCTACAGTACCTGATGACAGAGTCAAAGCTATTTTGGAGCCACAACATATTTCTGGAATTGAGTTGAATGAATTTGATTTGCAATTAAGAAAATTACTGCAGGAAAAGCTCGTTGATAAATTACGTGGTGTGAAAAAACTGTTGCTTTTGATTGATGACATAACAAGACAGACACCAGTGTCGTGGATTTTACCGGCGGTGATTGATACTGCCAATTATTGTGGAATAGATGACTCATCAATTACTATTCTTGTGGCCACTGGAACACACAGGAGTATGACTTTGTCAGAACAGATAAGAAAATGTGGTGAGTCAATCGTAAAAAGGATAAAAATAATATTTCATAACTACAAAGAAGATGTTGTTGAACTTGGGACAACACCTAAAGGGACTAAGATAGTTGTCAACAAACTCGTTTTGGAACATGATTTTGTCATTGGTATAGGAATGGTTGTACCCCATAGAGTTGCTGGATTCAGTGGTGGTGGAAAGATAGTTCAACCGGGTATTTCCGGTGAAGAAACCACAGGTCAGACTCATTGGCTTAGCGCCCAATTTGAAGGGCGAGAGATTCTTGGAAAGGTAGAGAATCCCGTTCGAGAAGAAATAGAAGCCGTTGCCGCCGCGGCTGGATTGAGGTTCATAATAAATGTCCTTCCTGATCGAAATGGTAGACCCATAAGAGTTTTTGCAGGTGACCCATTATCGACCTTCAAAGAAGCAGCTGAATTCGCAAAAAAAGTTTATGGAGTAATTGCTAAAAGTTCAAAAATAGTTATCACTGATTCTTATCCTGCTGATATCGAAATGTGGCAGGCATCCAAGGGGATATATTCGGCAGATCTTGTCTTGGAAAAAGATGGTGTTTTGATACTTGTATCGCCATGCACAGAAGGTGTAGGCGCAGAATTTGGAAATCTCATGATACGGTATGGCTATAGAGGATATCAGGATGTCAAATTTCTTATTGAAACAGGCGAACTGAAAAATTTAATAGTAGCAGCGCATCTTGTACATGTTGGAAGAGTAATAAAAGATAAAGGTATAGGTATTCTGGTATCCCCGGGTATAAGTTCAGATATCGGTAAAAAATTGGGATTTGTTCCAGCCAAGAATTTAGATGAAGCAATAAAAATGGCCGAAGTTCTTGTTGGACCACAGGATTTTGTTATTTGCAAGTGTGGAGGAGAATTGTTGCCAATAATTGAGTAG
- a CDS encoding tripartite tricarboxylate transporter permease: protein MEALLQTFSTGMSVVLQPGNILILFIGVLWGMIFGAIPGLTATMGVALALPITFGMNAASGLIFLSSIYIGGISGGFISAGLLNMPGTPSSIATCFEAYPMTQKGKASLAMSLSLMSSFLGGTIAAFLMIIATYALAQIALKFGPFEYFALGLLAFGGCMGMMEGGILKNAIGIVFGLLLATIGSDMLTGVGRLTFGIPDLVAGIDILPLLIGMFGISEVLLSIEKRTQNVVPIEARKSSMGFRAVAEALRIIIKQPINFIRSLIIGFAIGVFPAVGGATSCVIAYGMAKSSSKHPEKFGTGIPDGIIASETANNATIPGALVPLLALGIPGDSVTAVMIGGFMIHGLFPGPLLFRDGPQYAYTIFAAQLIGNLAMVLLGILLMKFFINVLSIKSYYLLPIITICMVVGAFGLYNRMFDIWVMLVFGIVGYLLRKVNFPLVPVITAFVLGPIIEKNLRQGLALSGGSLMPLVARPISLVLVIAAICLFVFGLYINSVVAKKQG, encoded by the coding sequence ATGGAGGCTTTATTACAAACCTTCTCGACTGGAATGTCAGTGGTTTTACAACCCGGAAATATACTCATTCTTTTCATAGGTGTACTTTGGGGTATGATTTTTGGCGCAATACCTGGCCTGACAGCAACGATGGGTGTTGCACTTGCTCTACCAATTACTTTTGGAATGAATGCCGCCAGTGGATTAATCTTCTTGTCAAGTATCTATATTGGTGGTATATCCGGGGGTTTTATATCTGCTGGTTTGCTCAATATGCCAGGTACACCATCTTCTATTGCAACATGCTTTGAAGCTTATCCAATGACTCAGAAAGGTAAGGCATCTTTGGCCATGTCTTTGAGTTTGATGTCATCCTTCTTAGGTGGTACCATAGCTGCATTTTTGATGATCATAGCCACTTATGCACTTGCTCAGATTGCACTGAAGTTCGGACCATTTGAGTATTTTGCTTTAGGGTTACTTGCCTTTGGTGGTTGTATGGGCATGATGGAAGGTGGAATCCTAAAGAATGCTATAGGTATAGTTTTTGGGCTCTTGCTTGCAACGATTGGTTCAGACATGTTGACGGGTGTTGGTAGATTGACTTTTGGCATTCCCGATCTGGTAGCGGGCATAGATATACTTCCTTTACTAATAGGCATGTTTGGTATCTCTGAAGTACTTCTTTCTATCGAAAAAAGAACGCAGAATGTTGTTCCAATCGAGGCAAGAAAATCCAGTATGGGGTTTCGCGCAGTAGCTGAAGCGTTGAGAATAATAATTAAACAACCGATCAATTTCATAAGATCACTGATAATTGGTTTTGCCATAGGAGTTTTTCCGGCAGTTGGTGGGGCAACCTCATGTGTTATTGCTTATGGCATGGCAAAATCGAGTTCCAAACATCCAGAAAAATTTGGAACGGGTATTCCTGATGGAATAATTGCTTCGGAAACGGCGAATAATGCAACTATTCCGGGTGCCTTGGTTCCACTGCTTGCCCTTGGTATACCTGGGGATTCCGTAACGGCTGTTATGATAGGTGGCTTCATGATTCATGGTCTTTTCCCGGGACCATTGTTGTTTAGGGACGGTCCACAATATGCTTACACAATATTTGCTGCCCAATTGATAGGTAATTTGGCGATGGTTCTTCTTGGCATTTTGTTGATGAAGTTTTTCATTAATGTTCTGAGTATTAAGTCTTATTATCTATTACCCATCATAACAATATGTATGGTAGTAGGGGCTTTTGGCTTGTATAACCGAATGTTTGATATTTGGGTCATGCTTGTTTTTGGAATAGTTGGATATCTTTTAAGGAAAGTCAACTTTCCTCTTGTTCCAGTTATAACGGCTTTTGTTTTAGGACCAATAATTGAAAAAAATCTCAGGCAAGGCTTAGCTCTTTCTGGAGGAAGTCTGATGCCTCTTGTCGCAAGACCAATCTCACTGGTTTTAGTTATTGCGGCAATTTGCTTGTTTGTGTTTGGACTTTATATAAACTCCGTTGTTGCAAAAAAGCAGGGTTGA
- a CDS encoding tripartite tricarboxylate transporter substrate binding protein → MIKKLLVFVILFVLFTVGAFAETEKYPTKPVNVIVAYAAGGASDLTARLIAEYWKKNTGQDMVVTNVVGAEGAIAARQVNSARADGYTVLWYHEAMLGNYYLGVCDLNWYHFTPACVVLKISTVSVARPDMPWKNVKEAIEDAKANPGKYVYGLGTGGVAYWVYAGFESVAPKAWRTVPFEGGDTQRATALLGGHIDLTMVSAAGGWSFLKSGQIKPLAVHDEERNPLMPDVPTAKELGYPDVIFQLTNTFFFPPKTPSWIVEEFNKIMAKIVEDPEFQKKAAEIAAAVPYFKTGKDLEDFWKAMDVRYKNLNEMMNKK, encoded by the coding sequence ATGATCAAGAAGTTGCTGGTTTTTGTTATTCTGTTTGTCTTGTTTACAGTGGGAGCCTTTGCTGAAACGGAGAAATACCCAACCAAACCTGTTAACGTTATAGTTGCCTATGCAGCAGGTGGAGCCAGTGATTTGACAGCCAGGCTGATTGCAGAGTATTGGAAAAAGAATACTGGTCAGGACATGGTTGTGACGAACGTAGTCGGAGCGGAAGGCGCTATAGCAGCAAGGCAGGTAAATAGTGCTCGTGCCGATGGATATACTGTTTTATGGTATCACGAAGCGATGTTGGGAAATTATTATCTTGGAGTTTGTGACCTAAACTGGTATCATTTCACACCAGCATGTGTGGTACTGAAAATTTCTACTGTTTCTGTTGCAAGACCTGATATGCCATGGAAAAATGTAAAAGAAGCCATTGAAGATGCGAAGGCAAATCCTGGAAAATATGTGTATGGTCTTGGAACTGGTGGTGTTGCGTATTGGGTCTATGCAGGATTTGAGTCCGTAGCACCGAAGGCATGGCGTACAGTACCATTTGAGGGTGGAGATACTCAGAGAGCAACAGCTCTACTTGGTGGTCACATTGATTTAACAATGGTTTCCGCTGCTGGTGGATGGTCATTCCTAAAATCTGGCCAAATTAAGCCTCTGGCAGTTCACGACGAAGAAAGAAATCCCCTCATGCCTGATGTTCCAACAGCGAAAGAATTGGGATATCCCGATGTCATATTCCAGTTGACCAATACTTTCTTCTTCCCGCCAAAAACACCATCTTGGATTGTAGAAGAATTCAACAAAATTATGGCGAAGATAGTTGAAGATCCAGAATTTCAGAAGAAAGCTGCTGAGATCGCAGCGGCAGTACCGTATTTCAAAACAGGCAAAGATCTCGAAGATTTCTGGAAGGCTATGGATGTTAGATACAAGAACCTAAACGAAATGATGAATAAGAAATGA
- a CDS encoding tripartite tricarboxylate transporter TctB family protein has product MTSKKNIVAAISFLILGILIFSESFKIRLLKFGSALGGDFFPKILSIGLMILSSIWLILNIYQFAKERKKQERVASKFALTRVMLFIVVFVIYIVVLRWFGFTIPTIALALANYLLLKDRFQYKDLFIGTGYSILVTLLIWFLFTKILGLMLPVGIL; this is encoded by the coding sequence ATGACTTCAAAGAAAAATATTGTAGCTGCTATTTCTTTCTTAATTTTGGGTATACTGATATTCTCAGAATCCTTTAAAATTCGTTTACTGAAATTTGGCTCGGCACTTGGTGGAGATTTTTTCCCAAAAATACTTTCGATTGGCCTTATGATTTTATCTTCAATATGGCTAATTCTCAATATATATCAATTTGCAAAAGAAAGAAAAAAGCAAGAAAGAGTAGCAAGCAAATTTGCCTTGACCAGAGTGATGTTGTTTATAGTTGTTTTCGTTATCTATATTGTTGTACTCAGATGGTTTGGTTTTACAATTCCAACGATAGCTCTGGCTTTGGCAAATTATCTTTTACTAAAGGATCGATTTCAGTACAAAGACCTTTTCATTGGAACTGGATACTCTATTTTGGTGACCCTCTTGATTTGGTTTTTATTCACCAAGATACTTGGATTGATGTTGCCCGTGGGTATATTATAG